The segment AACAACCTGATAAAGACGATCAAAAAAACGATCATAAGAAAGATCAGCGCCAAGATCACCATGATGATGCCAATCCGATGCCCGACACGCATCATGTCAATCCTGATGCCGATGATAAGTCGTCCACCAAGCAACCTAAGCACTAATTTAACCGGTTTGCCTAATAATGGGCGCTACCTAATAGTAGCGCCTTTTTTATAGGATGTTGTAATAGTTATCAGTATCTCCGGTGAGTGGGTTTAAATGCTAATATTTTAATTTTTGTTATTTATATTCGCTGTCTTTTGATTTGATTTATGAAAGTTAACGATATTTGTTGGGTTGGATTGGTTTTTTTGATCATTAAGCTGTTTTGAATGGAAAGCTAATGGCGGTTCGCTATAGTTTTAAATAAGAGGTGATTTTCGAAGCTATTTTAACGACACGGAGGGCGTCACCATGGATGAGCAAGGAAAGCAGAACTATTCACATATTGAAGATTCGCATATTGACGATTTACATCTTGATGAGCTAGATGATCACGGTTCACTTAAGCAAAAAAGCCGAGAAGGCGCTGAGGAGCTAAAAGTGACTGCTCAACAACAAGATAAAGAAAAAGCGCTGCATATCAGCTATAGCTCTAGAGGCGCAGCGCACCACTTAGAGGAGAACGTCAAATCAGTTAAACGATGGAACGGCTAAGCCGTTGGTCGATGATAAGCATGATTTGTCACACCGTAGTCCTAACTAGCGGCAAACTCATGGCCACCCTCGCGGCGCTACTTCTTGTAGCGCCGTTTTACTTCCACGTTTAGCCTACCTTCGCCCAGCTGTAGCGAGAGCTTCTGGCCTGGCGCGGTGTCCTCTGCCCGGCGAATGACATGGCCTTTTTCATCCTGGGCAATGGCGTAGCCGCGCCCCAGCACCGCAAGCGGGCTGATGGCATTTAGCTCACGGGCGGCGCTACTCAAGCGTGCCTGACGTATTTCCAACGCTCGCTGCATAGCGCTGACTAAACGGCGCTGGAGTTGGCTAACACGCTCTTGCTCTGTTCGGTGCAGACGCGCCATGTCTTGGCTGGCTAAGCGTTTGCTTAACTGTGTGACCTTAGTTTGCTGCTGCTGAACGCTTTGCTGCATTGCGCGCTGTAGCCGTTGGGAAAGGGCGGTAACGTGCTGGCGCTGGCGGTCAAGCTGTTCGCCTGGGTGGCGAAGGCGGGCGCGCAAGGTATCCAGCCACTGGCTATCCCGCTCTAAGCGTGCCTGCAGGGCACGATGTAAGCGGTTTTCTGCCTGTGTTAATTGCTGCTTAAGCGCATGCTGGTCAGGCACTAAACGCTCGGCCGCCGCTGATGGGGTAGGGGCACGCATATCGGCGGCGAAATCCGCTAGGGTGACATCCACTTCGTGACCCACCGCTGACATTACTGGCAAGCGGGAGTGAAAAATCGCCCGTGCCAGATGCTCGTTATTAAACGCCCACAAATCCTCTAAGCTACCGCCACCACGGGTGATCAGCACCACATCATGGTCAGGGTCTAAGCGTGCCTGTCGGTTCAATAACCCCAGCGCTGAAATCATTGCAGGGGCGGCCTCGGCACCTTGTACGGGTACCGGAATCAACGTGACATCAGCCAGAGGCCAGCGCGTCGCCAGCACCGCCAATACATCGCGAATGGCCGCGCCGCTGGCGGAACTCAAAATCAAAATCTTGCGGGGTGGAAAGGGCAGGGGGCGAGCGTTGGCAAACACCCCTTCACCTTCCAACTGCGCTTTTAGGCGCTCAAATGCCGCCAGTAGCTCCCCCAAGCCCGCCGCCTGCACGGCGTCGGCAATCAGTTGATAATCGCCGCGCGGCTCGAACAGTGAGACCCGGCCGCGCAGTTTTACCTGATCACCATCGCGCATGGGGGCCGCCACAAAACGCGCCCGCTGGCGAAACAGCGCACAGCGAATTTGCGCGCGGTCATCCTTCAAGGTGAAGTAAATATGCCCAGAGGCCGGGCGGGAAACATTGGACAATTCGCCTTCTACCCACACCTCGCCCACCTCTCGCTCAAGGGTCTGCTTGGCGCGCTGATTCAACTGAGTCACAGAGAGCGCTTGAGGTGTATCGGGCATAGAGCAACCTTAGAAAGAAAATGAGCGAGCGGGTGAATTTCGCAAGAATCCTAGCTTATTAGCCATTGGTCTGAATTGAAAACCTTCTTCACATTGCTGGTACGGCCATCAAAACGTTATAATAGGGGATTAACTTTCCACGCCCCACTTCCTCTTCTATCAGGGTGTTGCCGCTATGCTACGTATGGCCCAAGAAGCACTTACGTTCGATGACGTACTCCTCGTTCCCGGCTTCTCCGATATTCTGCCCAAGGATGTCAGCCTCAAAACCCGCCTGACCCGCAATATTTCACTCAATATCCCGCTGCTTTCTGCTGCGATGGACACCGTTACCGAAGCGCGTCTAGCAATTGCGATGGCTCAGGAAGGCGGCATCGGCATTATCCATAAGAGCATGGCCATGAGCCAGCAAGCCGCTGAAGTGCGTAAGGTTAAAAAGCACGAAAGCGTGATTGTAAAAGATCCGGTCACCGTTAGCCCTAAGGCGAAGCTGGATGATCTGCTGGCGATGGCGCGTGAGAACGGCTTCTCTGGCTTCCCCGTCGTAGAAGGCGAAACCCTGGTCGGTATTGTGACCGAGCGTGATATGCGCTTCCAGCCCAACCACGGTGACAGCGTAGCGGACATCATGACCCCCCGCGAGCGGTTGATTACTGTCAAGGAAGGCACCGACCTTGAAACCAGCAAAGCCAAAATGCGCGAACACCGCATTGAGAAAATGCTGATCGTCGATGACGAGTTTCACCTGCGCGGCCTGGTGACCTTCCAGGACATCGAAAAAGCCCGTACTTACCCGATGGCTGCCAAAGACAGCGATGGCCGCTTGTTGGTCGGTGCTGCCGTTGGTACTGGCCCGGAAACGCCTGATCGCGTTGCTGCCCTGGCCGAAGCCGGTGTGGATGTGATCATTGTTGATACTGCCCATGGCCACTCCAAAGGCGTTATCGACCGCGTGCGCTGGATCAAAGAGAACTTCCCCAACATTCAAGTGATTGGCGGCAACATTGCCACCGGCGCTGCCGCGAAAGCGCTGGCCGAAGCGGGCGCAGATGCGGTTAAAGTGGGCATTGGCCCCGGCTCTATCTGCACCACACGTATTGTGGCAGGCGTTGGCGTTCCGCAAATCACCGCGGTGTCTAACGTGGCGGAAGCGCTGAAAGAGTTCGATATTCCGCTGATCGCCGACGGCGGCATTCGCTTCTCGGGTGACTTAGCCAAAGCCATTGCCGCTGGCGCAAGTGCCGTGATGGTGGGTGGCCTGCTGGCCGGTACCGAAGAAGCACCAGGTGAAGTTGAGCTTTACCAAGGCCGTACCTACAAAGCCTACCGTGGCATGGGCTCCATGGGCGCCATGTCTCAGAACCAAGGCAGCGCCGACCGCTACTTCCAAGACAAGAGCGAAGGTGCCGAGAAGCTGGTGCCGGAAGGCATTGAAGGCCGCGTACCCTACAAAGGCATGATGGGCGCTATCGTTCACCAACTGATGGGCGGTTTGCGCGCTTCCATGGGTTACACCGGCTGCCGCAGTATTCAAGAAATGCGCACCAAGCCGGAATTTGTACAAATTACCAGCGCTGGCTTTAACGAATCCCACGTTCACAACGTGCAGATCACCAAAGAAGCTCCCAACTACCGGGTGAGCTAACCAGCACGTTTCGTTAAATGGCGCGGCGGGCATTGCCCCGCCGCTTGCTTTTTGGCCTTAACAGCGGCACCCACACCGCTTAACCGAGACCCCGCCATGAGTGACATTCACGCCCATAAGATCCTGATTCTCGACTTCGGCTCCCAGTACACCCAACTGATCGCCCGCCGTGTACGTGAGATCGGTGTATTCTCCGAAATCCGCGCCTTCGATATTACCGAAGAAGAAATTCGCGAATACAACCCGAACGGCATCATCCTGGCTGGTGGCCCGGAATCCGTGACCGAACTGGATTCCCCGCGAGCACCGGCGTGCGTGTTCGAAATGGGCCTGCCGGTGTTTGGTATCTGCTACGGCATGCAGACCATGGCCGAGCAGCTTGGCGGCAAAGTGGAAGGCTCTAACCAGCGCGAATTTGGCTACGCCCAGATTCAAATCGACGGCGACACACCGCTGTTCAAAGACATCAAAGACCACATCGATACCGACAGCGGCAAAGGCCTGCTAGACGTATGGATGAGCCACGGCGACAAGGTCTCCCAGGTGCCTGACACCTTCACCGTGACCGCTTCCACGCCGAGCTGCCCGATTGCCGCCATGGCCTGGGAAGAGAAGCAGTTCTACGGCGTACAGTTCCACCCGGAAGTGACCCACACCCTGCAAGGCCAGCGCATTCTTGAACACTTCGTGCTGGATATTTGCGGCGCCGAAAAACTCTGGACGCCTGCACAAATCATCGAAGACCAAGTACAGCGCGTACGCGAGCAAGTGGGCGACCGCCATGTACTGCTTGGTCTTTCCGGTGGTGTCGACTCCTCGGTTGTGGCAGCGCTGCTGCACAAAGCCATTGGCGACCAGTTGACCTGTGTATTCGTCGATAACGGCCTGCTGCGCAAAAATGAAGGCGACCAAGTCATGGAAACCTTCGCCAAGCACATGGGCGTCAAGGTGATCCGTGTCGACGCCGAAGAGCTTTTCCTCGGCAAGCTGAAGGGCGAGAAAGACCCAGAAGCCAAGCGCAAGATTATCGGCAACACCTTTATTGACGTGTTCGATGAAGAAGCCAGTAAAATCGACGGCGTCGACTTCCTGGCCCAGGGCACCATCTACCCGGACGTGATCGAATCCGCCGCCTCTAAAACCGGCAAAGCGCACGTGATCAAATCCCACCACAACGTTGGTGGTCTGCCGGAAACCATGAAGCTCAAGCTGGTGGAACCGCTGCGCGAACTGTTTAAAGACGAAGTGCGCAAACTCGGCCTCGAACTCGGCCTGCCTTACGATATGGTCTACCGCCACCCGTTCCCTGGCCCCGGCCTGGGCGTGCGCATCCTGGGTGAAGTGAAAAAAGAGTATGCCGACATCCTGCGTGATGCCGACGCCATCTACATCGAAGAACTGCGCGCCGCCGGTTGGTACGAAAAAACCAGCCAAGCCTTCGCCGTGTTCCTGCCGGTGAAATCCGTAGGCGTCGTCGGCGACGGCCGCCGCTACGAATGGGTCATCGCGCTACGCGCGGTCGAAACTATCGACTTCATGACCGCCCGCTGGGCGCACCTGCCCTACGAGCTGCTGGAGAAAGTCTCCAACCGGATTATCAATGAGTTGGAAGGCGTTTCGCGGGTGACTTATGACGTGAGTAGCAAGCCGCCTGCGACGATTGAGTGGGAGTGAGGTTTGAAAGCCTAATGAATGAACATAAACCACCTGTTTGTCGGGTGGTTTTTTAAAATTAAATAAAAAATATGTGTTGATTGTGTTTTTTCGAATATATTTAAATTAAAAATATAATGAGATGAGCTATGCAAACTGATTTGTTCACAGTCTCAAAATTGTTCACAGAGCGATTGTTTAGAATTCCTGATTACCAGAGAGGCTATGCATGGAGGGAAAAGCAGTTAAAAGATTACTGGAATGACTTGGAGCAGCTTGAAGATAAAAGTCATTATTTAGGGGTTTTGACGTTAGAGGATGTCCCTGAAGAAGTAGTGAAGGAATGGAAAGATGATAAGTGGATAATTGATTCTAAAGGTTATACTCCTTTTTATATCGTTGATGGTCAGCAAAGGCTTACAACTACAATAATATTGATTCAGGCTATAACGGAAGTTGTTAAAGAAGGTGAAAAAATAAATTATACTTCTAAAGAGGAGATTAAAAGAAGATTTCTTTGGGACTCTAAAGATGACGGTATATCAAGGTCTTATATTTTTGGTTATGAAAAAGACAATCCAAGCTATGAGTTTTTGAAAACAAAAATATTCAATGAATCATCAGATATAAGTTTTCCGAGTCAAGATACTATTTATACGAATAATTTAAGTTTTGCGAAAGATTTTTTTCTTAAAAAGATAGTTGATCTTGATATAAGATCTCTAGAGGAAATATATAAAAAAGTCACGCAGCAGCTACTTTTTAATATATATGCTATTTCGCGTGAAATTGACGTTTTTGTCGCTTTTGAGACTATGAATAATAGGGGTAAGCCTTTATCTCATCTTGAGCTTTTAAAAAATAGACTTATATATTTATCGACTAAATTTCAGGTGGAAGATTATGAGAAAGATAACCTCCGTGCAGTTGTAAATGAAAGTTGGAAGAATATTTATCACTATTTGGGTAAAAATAAAGATAACCCGCTTGATGATGATTTATTTTTAAGAAATCATTTCCTCTTATATTTTGGCAAAAGCCTAACAGATGAAGATGATCCTGATTATCGTGGCTATTTAAGGATGAGAAGAAGTTATGCTCACGATTATAAAGACTATTTGCTGGAAAATCATTTTACAACCAGGAATATAGAAGGTGTTGGAAAGAATGGAGGGAAAGCAATAAAGACTAAAGATATCTATGATTATTCTAAAAGTTTAAAAGATTCAGTTGAAATATGGTATCAAATACTTAATCCGAGTGATAGCACATTTAGTAAAGCTGAGAAGGAGTGGTTAGATAAGATAAATAGGCTTGGTATTGAATTTGTTGCCCCTCTAATTATGGTTTTTTATCAAAAAGTCAAAAAAGCCGCTTTAAAGCTTGAGTTTCTTAAGGCTTTAGAGAAACTCATTTTTTTAAATGAGCTGGTTAGATATCGTCATTACATGACATTTGATCCTGTTCTTTTTTTAGAGATGTCTTCAAAACTTAGCTCTGGTAAGTCTAATGCTGAAGATATAGTTAAAGAATTAACTGTTGCATTCGAAAGTGGGAGAGATAGTAAAGAGATTTGGAAGATAATTCAAGCTGAATTTATTCGGTCAGGCTACTATGGTTGGAGAGGGATAAGATATTTTCTTTATGAGTATGATTTGCATCTTAAGTCACAGTCAAAAACCCAAAGAGAAAAGATAGATTGGGATGTTTATATAGACACCCCAGAAGATTATCATACGGTAGAACATATTTATCCTCAGCGCGCCAGGCGTGAGTGTTGGACAAAATTATATACTGCATATACTAATAAAGAGAGAAGCGTTTTAAGACACTCTTTGGGTAATTTAGTACCACTTTCTAGGCCCAAAAATTCATCTTTCTCAAATAAATGTTTTCAAGATAAAGTTGGCGATATTAGCACTAAAGTTGGCTTCAGATATGGTTCATATGCAGAGAATGAAATAGCTACCTACGAGAAGTGGGGAGCTGTTGAAATACTGCAAAGAGGAGTTACTTTGCTAGATTTCATGGATGATAGATGGAGTTTGAAAATTGGAGATAGAGGGAAAAAAGTAAAAATGTTAGGCCTTGACTTCGTAGAAGAAAAAGAGGGTATAACTAAAAAGAGAAGAAAATAATGGAAGTCTTGGGAGCTTCTTTAATATAGAAGCTTCCATTTCTTCTTTTATGTGTTGGCGATGTTGTTTATTAATCATTGGAAGATATCAACACCTGACCTTTCTCCTAGATTAATACCACTCGCTTTATGAAATGCTCCACCTTTTCCCGCTCCTTGAGCATACCCATCGGGTGACAGGAAATTGAGATGGAATGAGCCCCCGCTGATACTTGCTAGCTCAATGACTTCCATGCCTTGACGATTAAAAACTGTCGAGGAATTGTTAGCGCTGACTTTGAGGTAAAAGAGGCGACCCCCAACCCGCTGTGTGCTTTACTACCTGCACCTGTTATTCACGGAGGAAGTATCCATAGCCATAGGCGGCTTAAAGGATTACTGGATGACATTGCCGCATTGGCGAAGTTGACCGCAGCATCACTGGACGATGTGAGCGCCGCCGCTGGGCGTGCGACGGCGGAGGCGGCTGGGGTGGTGGTGGATGATACGGCGGTGACGCCGCAGTATTTGCAGGGGGGGACAGAGGAGCGTGAACTGGCGGTTGTGAAATAGATCGCGCTGGGGTCGATCCGCAATAAGCTGGTTTTGCCACAAGCTGGTTTTTAGCCCACCAGTAGCGCTGCCGATGTGCCATTGCGTTTGCCCATTCGGCTTCTTTTGTCATCTGAAATAACTCCCTCACGTCACCCATGAGCCGAACATATATCTTATTCGGCTCGCAATATGAGCTGAATAGGCTGAGCAATCGGCTCATGGATGACTTCGGGGCAAGTTTGAAAGCGTGGTGAGCACTAAGGATATGAGAGCTAAGAGTTACGCTGTTTCTAAGCCATCAACAATAAACACGCGATAGTCGGCACCCTGGAAACGGTGTTTGCGGGCTTCCTGATAGGCGGGGCTTTCGTACCAGGCGCGGGCGGCGGCCATATCGGGGAAGCGTAGAATCACCGCACCTTCCATGGCGCTTCCTTCTAGCACCTCAACATCTCCATAAAAGGCGAGTGGTTGTGGGTCGTGGCCTTCGCGGGCGGCTTTGGCCTTTTCGCTGTAGCGCTTCATTTCTTCGTTGTCGTGAGTGTGTTCACGGGTTAGTACGATGTAGGCGGGCATTCGGCTCTCCTCGTGGGTATTAAATGCGCTATGCAATCATACCTGTTGTTGGTTGGGCGCTGTCCACTTACTCTCAACCCCCTGCTCTCAAAACTTTGCTCCAAAGCCCCATTAGCAAGCCACCAACCTATTCGATTGCCTTGATAGCAACTGTCGGTATCATATTGTGGGTGTTGTCCATCATTACGTCCCTTTACCGCGAGCTTCTATGACCCAATCTAAAACGCCGTTCATTGTGGTGCTGAGCTTGGCATTGACCATGATGCTGGGCCCGTTTTCCATGGATACGTACCTGCCAGCTTTTCCGGTTATTGGAGAATCGCTGGGAGTTTCTCAGCAGGCGGTGTCGTTGAGCGTTTCAGTGTATGTCTTCGCGATGGCGTTTGGTCAGTTAATCGGCGGAGCGCTTTCAGACCGCTTCGGGCGCCAGCGGGTGTTGATGAGCGGCCTGGCAATTTTTGCGCTCTCAAGCATTGTCATTGGTATGGCGGATTCTCTGAACACGCTGCTCGTCGGGCGGGCAGTTCAGGCTCTTGGCGCCGGTTGTACCCTGGTATCGGTGCCGGCGCTGGTGCGTGACCGGGTGTCAGGCCGCGACGCCGCGAAACTGTTCTCGATGATGGGCTTTATCATGGTGCTGGCGCCAGGCATTGCGCCGAGCGTGGGCAGCGCGATTCTGGCGTTTGGTTCCTGGCACACTATCTTTTTCGCCTTGGCAATATACGCGGTGCTGCTGGTGCCGTTGTTGGTGCGGGTACTCTTTACCGGTACGGGCAAGGTGTCTCGAGTGAAAAGCCCAAAGATGAGCCTGCTGGCGCGTTATAAACTGGTCCTGTCGACAAAGCCAGCTCTGCCGTTCATCGTTTGGCAGGCTGCCTCGTTTTCTACTCTGATGATGTTCATCACCTATGCGTCATTTATCTATCAGGGGCATTTCGGCAAGTCGCCTTCGGCTTTTTCAATGCTGTTTGCGGCGAATATCGTCGCGATGCTTATCTTCAATATTCTCAATCGAGTGTTGCTTTCCAGGCTATCGTCACTGCGTATCCTGCAGCTGGCAACGGGCTGCCAGGGCGTTGGCATACTGTTGTTGGTGATGGCTGCCTTTATGGAGTGGCCGTTGTACGCTTTCTTGCCCGCTATGATGCTGACCATCGGCTCGATAGGGGCGATCTCGCCGAATATACAGGCCTGTTTTTTGGAGTACTTTCCCACCAGTGGCGGAACGGCTGCAGCGCTTCTGGGCGCTGCCCAGTTCGGTGTCGCCGGGCTGCTAAGCGCACTGTCCGCTATGTTGCCGCATACGCTTGAAGCGGTCATTCTGGCCATGGCTGCCTGTGGATTGGTGGCGTATTTAATGCTTGCCCGCTCTATTATCAAAGGGCGTGCCACTGTTGAGACGCCCTAGGCTAGACGGCGAGCCTTTGCCAAAAGCCTCGTGTTATCCAAAACATAATGACCCATCTCGTTAGAAAAGGCTGGCTGTAATGAATATTGATCTCTACCAAGTAGATGCGTTTGCCGCTAAGCCGTTTGAAGGTAACCCTGCGGCGGTTTGCCCGCTGGAAAAGTGGCTGGATGATGCGTTGTTGCAGGCAATCGCCACGGAGAACAACCTCTCTGAAACCGCCTTTTTTGTGCCGACTGAATCTGGCTATCACCTGCGCTGGTTTACCCCGTCGGTGGAAGTGGATTTGTGTGGTCATGCCACGCTGGCGGCGGCGTGGGTGATTTTTAATGTGCTGGGCGATAGCGCTGAAACACTGCAGTTCGAGACCCGCAGCGGGCAGCTTTTAGTGCAGCGTGATGGCGACGAACTGGCGATGGATTTTCCCGCAAAGGTAGTCGAACCCTTGGTGATGGAAGCTGAGGTAAAGGCAGCACTAGGGATTAACAAGCTCGAAGAGCTGCTGATATCGGACGATATCGTGGTGGTGGTTAACGATGCGCAGTTGATTGAGTCACTAACGCCGGATATGCAGCAATTGAAGCGCCTTCCTGGGCGCGGCATGGTCGTTACTGCGAAAGGTAGCGATGTCGATTTTGTCTCCCGTTGGTTCGGCCCCAAAGTGGGTGTGGAAGAAGACCCCGTTACCGGCTCGGCGCATACCTCGCTTGCGCCATACTGGGCGAAAAAGCTGGGTAAGCAGCAGCTTACCGCACGCCAGGGGGGTGCCCGCAAAGGTGCACTGAGCTGCGAGATAGAAGGCGACCGCGTCATTATCAAAGGCCGCGTTGCGCCTTACTTGAAAGGGGTAATTACGCTGCCACCACAGTGACAGGCCAGTGCTGGTGCCGTCGATAATCCGCTAATGGGAATTAGCGGAATCGTCAGCTGGAATAAAGGTCGCAGGCTCAGCCATGGGAGGTAGCTGCTTATTTTCCAGGGTGGCCAAGGCAATCTTGTAACAATCCTCAATATGGCTGTTGCCCATGTACTTCATGGCGGTAAAGCTAATAGTGCCAGCCACGGCGCTGCCAATGAAAGGAACAAACTTAGTAACCCCTTTGGCGGCGACTTTAACGCCCATCTTATTCAGCAGCGTTATAATTAGTTTCTTCGTGATGTATTTTCCGGCTAACTTGCTTCCCGTGTTGGAAATGGTGGTCATCACAAAGAGCTTGGTTTCGGTATCTAGGCTTTCGATTTGTTCAGGCGACAATCCAAACTGAGCGTTAATTTTGGGAATTATGCGCATTAAGATAGCTACGTCTGAACCGATATCTAGCCCTGGGATAGGAATGATAGCGGTGCCCGCCGAAACCCCCGCGCTTTTGGTCACCATCGAATAGCATGACTTTTTAATGGCGTCGAGTTCTTCCCTTGTCTCAATCATGCGGCATTCCTTTTTTACGATGCTGATATAACCGTAGCCGACGGCTGCGCGAAATTCGATGTTGCGGGGGATGTTGTCAGGCGAGCCCTTATGTTTTCACTTCCCCACACCCCCGTTCAGTGCAGGCGGGTTGGTGGTCGTATAGCGTTTGAATGATCTGGCAGTTGGCTGTTTTTCCGCCTCGGCATTGGTGAACCACCTGGCGCAGTTCGCCTGCCAGAGCTTGTAAGGCAGCGATGCGCTCTTCCAGGTGTTCGAGATGGCGGCTGGCGATGTCATCGGCGGCGGTGCAGTCGGTATCGGGGTTGTCGGAAAGCGCCAACAATTCCTGAATACTGTGCAAGTCTAATCCCAGGCTACGACCATGGCGAATGAAGCCAATGCGTTCTAGCGCGGCCTGATCATAAGACCGGTAGCCTTGTTCTCCCCGCTGTGGCGGTGCCAGTAATCCCAGCTTTTCATAATGGCGAATGCTTTCCGGCGAGCATCCGGTTCGGCTGGCAACTTCCCCAATACGATAGTGGCGTTTCATCGGCTTGACCCTGTAACGATTACAGGGTTTAGGCTAGTCGTTATTCTCTTGACTAACAAGCAGGTAACCGACGATGAGTTTGATCAATGAGCTGTTGAGTATCGCGCTAAGTGCCGCGCCTTGGCTAATGCTGGGGTTGGTAATTGCAGGATTAATTAAGGCGTTAATGCCAGAACACCTATTACAGCGTTGGATGGGTGGCCGCGGGCTGGGAAGTATTACCCGAGCGGCGGTGATTGGGATGCCGTTGCCGCTGTGTTCGTGTGGGGCGATTCCCACCGCGTTGGCGTTGCATCGGGGTGGGGCGGGCCGTGGGCCAACCACGTCTTTTTTGATCAGCACCCCAGGCGTAGGGGTAGATTCAATGCTCATCACCAGTGTGCTGTTAGGTCCCTTAATGGCGCTGGCGCGGGTGTTGGGAGCGCTGGTAACGGCGATAGTGACAGGCATTTTAGTGGGCTTTACCGGCCAAACAGCGCTGCCGAAAAGCACCCCTGTTAGCAGCTGCTGTGCATCAAAAGGCTGTGACGCTGACAGCGCTAACGCACATGCCTCTGATGCGACGGGAATAATGGCAGGATTGAAGTATGCCTTCAGCGATTTATTGGATGACATCAGTAGCTGGATGTTTGCCGGTTTATTGTTGGCGGGGGTGCTGGTTACCTTTGTGCCGCCAGAAACCCTGGTAGGTTTTTCGGGTGGTTTGTTGGCGCTAATCCTTATGGCGGTCATCGGCATTCCTTTGTATATCTGTGCTACCGCAGCCACCCCCGTTGCTGCCGGTTTACTATTGGCGGGCATTTCGCCGGGAATGGCGTTAGTCTTTCTGCTTGCTGGCCCTGTAACGAGCCTAGCCACCCTGGCTATTCTGTGGCGTGAGTTTGGAAACCAAGCGTTAGCGGTTTATCTCGTCAGCATTCTACTGGTGACGGTGTTGATCGGCTGGGTGTTTGATAAAGG is part of the Halomonas sp. GT genome and harbors:
- the xseA gene encoding exodeoxyribonuclease VII large subunit, producing the protein MPDTPQALSVTQLNQRAKQTLEREVGEVWVEGELSNVSRPASGHIYFTLKDDRAQIRCALFRQRARFVAAPMRDGDQVKLRGRVSLFEPRGDYQLIADAVQAAGLGELLAAFERLKAQLEGEGVFANARPLPFPPRKILILSSASGAAIRDVLAVLATRWPLADVTLIPVPVQGAEAAPAMISALGLLNRQARLDPDHDVVLITRGGGSLEDLWAFNNEHLARAIFHSRLPVMSAVGHEVDVTLADFAADMRAPTPSAAAERLVPDQHALKQQLTQAENRLHRALQARLERDSQWLDTLRARLRHPGEQLDRQRQHVTALSQRLQRAMQQSVQQQQTKVTQLSKRLASQDMARLHRTEQERVSQLQRRLVSAMQRALEIRQARLSSAARELNAISPLAVLGRGYAIAQDEKGHVIRRAEDTAPGQKLSLQLGEGRLNVEVKRRYKK
- the guaB gene encoding IMP dehydrogenase — translated: MLRMAQEALTFDDVLLVPGFSDILPKDVSLKTRLTRNISLNIPLLSAAMDTVTEARLAIAMAQEGGIGIIHKSMAMSQQAAEVRKVKKHESVIVKDPVTVSPKAKLDDLLAMARENGFSGFPVVEGETLVGIVTERDMRFQPNHGDSVADIMTPRERLITVKEGTDLETSKAKMREHRIEKMLIVDDEFHLRGLVTFQDIEKARTYPMAAKDSDGRLLVGAAVGTGPETPDRVAALAEAGVDVIIVDTAHGHSKGVIDRVRWIKENFPNIQVIGGNIATGAAAKALAEAGADAVKVGIGPGSICTTRIVAGVGVPQITAVSNVAEALKEFDIPLIADGGIRFSGDLAKAIAAGASAVMVGGLLAGTEEAPGEVELYQGRTYKAYRGMGSMGAMSQNQGSADRYFQDKSEGAEKLVPEGIEGRVPYKGMMGAIVHQLMGGLRASMGYTGCRSIQEMRTKPEFVQITSAGFNESHVHNVQITKEAPNYRVS
- the guaA gene encoding glutamine-hydrolyzing GMP synthase, producing MSDIHAHKILILDFGSQYTQLIARRVREIGVFSEIRAFDITEEEIREYNPNGIILAGGPESVTELDSPRAPACVFEMGLPVFGICYGMQTMAEQLGGKVEGSNQREFGYAQIQIDGDTPLFKDIKDHIDTDSGKGLLDVWMSHGDKVSQVPDTFTVTASTPSCPIAAMAWEEKQFYGVQFHPEVTHTLQGQRILEHFVLDICGAEKLWTPAQIIEDQVQRVREQVGDRHVLLGLSGGVDSSVVAALLHKAIGDQLTCVFVDNGLLRKNEGDQVMETFAKHMGVKVIRVDAEELFLGKLKGEKDPEAKRKIIGNTFIDVFDEEASKIDGVDFLAQGTIYPDVIESAASKTGKAHVIKSHHNVGGLPETMKLKLVEPLRELFKDEVRKLGLELGLPYDMVYRHPFPGPGLGVRILGEVKKEYADILRDADAIYIEELRAAGWYEKTSQAFAVFLPVKSVGVVGDGRRYEWVIALRAVETIDFMTARWAHLPYELLEKVSNRIINELEGVSRVTYDVSSKPPATIEWE
- a CDS encoding DUF262 domain-containing protein — protein: MQTDLFTVSKLFTERLFRIPDYQRGYAWREKQLKDYWNDLEQLEDKSHYLGVLTLEDVPEEVVKEWKDDKWIIDSKGYTPFYIVDGQQRLTTTIILIQAITEVVKEGEKINYTSKEEIKRRFLWDSKDDGISRSYIFGYEKDNPSYEFLKTKIFNESSDISFPSQDTIYTNNLSFAKDFFLKKIVDLDIRSLEEIYKKVTQQLLFNIYAISREIDVFVAFETMNNRGKPLSHLELLKNRLIYLSTKFQVEDYEKDNLRAVVNESWKNIYHYLGKNKDNPLDDDLFLRNHFLLYFGKSLTDEDDPDYRGYLRMRRSYAHDYKDYLLENHFTTRNIEGVGKNGGKAIKTKDIYDYSKSLKDSVEIWYQILNPSDSTFSKAEKEWLDKINRLGIEFVAPLIMVFYQKVKKAALKLEFLKALEKLIFLNELVRYRHYMTFDPVLFLEMSSKLSSGKSNAEDIVKELTVAFESGRDSKEIWKIIQAEFIRSGYYGWRGIRYFLYEYDLHLKSQSKTQREKIDWDVYIDTPEDYHTVEHIYPQRARRECWTKLYTAYTNKERSVLRHSLGNLVPLSRPKNSSFSNKCFQDKVGDISTKVGFRYGSYAENEIATYEKWGAVEILQRGVTLLDFMDDRWSLKIGDRGKKVKMLGLDFVEEKEGITKKRRK
- a CDS encoding DUF808 family protein — its product is MTIKNCRGIVSADFEVKEATPNPLCALLPAPVIHGGSIHSHRRLKGLLDDIAALAKLTAASLDDVSAAAGRATAEAAGVVVDDTAVTPQYLQGGTEERELAVVK
- a CDS encoding DUF1330 domain-containing protein — translated: MPAYIVLTREHTHDNEEMKRYSEKAKAAREGHDPQPLAFYGDVEVLEGSAMEGAVILRFPDMAAARAWYESPAYQEARKHRFQGADYRVFIVDGLETA
- a CDS encoding multidrug effflux MFS transporter, which produces MTQSKTPFIVVLSLALTMMLGPFSMDTYLPAFPVIGESLGVSQQAVSLSVSVYVFAMAFGQLIGGALSDRFGRQRVLMSGLAIFALSSIVIGMADSLNTLLVGRAVQALGAGCTLVSVPALVRDRVSGRDAAKLFSMMGFIMVLAPGIAPSVGSAILAFGSWHTIFFALAIYAVLLVPLLVRVLFTGTGKVSRVKSPKMSLLARYKLVLSTKPALPFIVWQAASFSTLMMFITYASFIYQGHFGKSPSAFSMLFAANIVAMLIFNILNRVLLSRLSSLRILQLATGCQGVGILLLVMAAFMEWPLYAFLPAMMLTIGSIGAISPNIQACFLEYFPTSGGTAAALLGAAQFGVAGLLSALSAMLPHTLEAVILAMAACGLVAYLMLARSIIKGRATVETP